DNA sequence from the Acipenser ruthenus chromosome 8, fAciRut3.2 maternal haplotype, whole genome shotgun sequence genome:
cgctctatagcctgcaagtcgcgcgttcgaatccaggctattcctttgccgatcgaggacgggagcttccaaggggtggcgcacaattggccgagcagcgcccggggggagggagggttaggtcagccagggtgtcctcggctcaccgcgcaccagcgacccctgtagtctggccgggcgcctgcaggcttgcctgtaagctgcccgagagctgcattgtcctccgacgttgtagctcttgggtggctgcatggtgagtctgcagtgtgaaaaaaagcggtcggcttgacggcacgcgcttcagaggacagcgtgtgttcatcttcgccctcccgagtcagcgcaggggtggtagcggtgagacGACCGTAAtcaaataattggccattccaaattgggagaaaataataaaaaataattggcaacgactaaattaaaaaaaaaaaaaaaaaagcacctctGCGAGTGGAGTGAATGAGTTCACAGCATGTATTGTCACAATCTGTCACAATGCCAAAACATACACTGTAAAGGTTTAGTATATGCTGTAAAGTCattgagatccttctgctttgaGACAATTGTCGATGAACAGTTGCACGTGTCACATCATGTGACCATATAAATGTGCATTCATTGGTGGATTTTcatcctattattatttattaatttcttagcagacatccttatccagggcaacttacaattgttacaagatatcacattatttcttacatacaatgacattattctttatacattatttttacatgcaattacccatttatacagttgggtttttactggagcaatctaggtaaagtaccttgctcaagggtacagcagcagtgtcccccacctgggattgaacccacgaccgtccggtcaagagtccatagccctaaccactactccacactgctgctgaaagcagaaggatctcaatGACTTTACAGAATATACTACAccttcacagtgtgtgtgtgtgtgtacagtatattctGTTTTCTTCTCGGTTTCTTTACCTTGTAGTGGAAGAGGAAGAGCCCGAAGAACAGGCTGAAGAGGTCTGCGGTCAGCATGGACAGGTTGACAGCAGTTGCACTGGCAAGTTTAATAACCACTGGCATGAAACTGTACAGCGCAAACATGCAgagggcatacgcagcaaacagcAGCGCTGGAAGAAAACAAGGTAATGTTTTATTCCCAAACTGATTAACCAATGAAAATTACCCAAACAAATCAGGAGAGTGAAATAAACCAACCCCGCTCTGTATTATTATGGATAACCCCATAAAAAATGTTTCAACAGCAGCAATTATCATTTCCCTTACTATGGTGCTAAGGGCTTCTGTTGCTCCCATACTAAATCTACCATTTTCTGGCTTTGATCTGGAGCTTATCTGGAGTATCCTTAGCCTTCCTCGTTCCattaaaatcatgtgacaatgtgtcttttcaactctgctagccccacCTAGTTTTGAATGAGGAAGACTATTTATTAGTCAGGAcacagaactactcagaatgattgAAACCCCATAAAATACTTAATACTTAAGGAAAGGGAATTCATCACataggaaaacctggaatggctcaaagtgctatgcaatggaagtcatCTTTCTTTTATCCATGCAAAGATTAGCAACCTCACTTTCAATCTTAAATTCAATACGATTCTGatttcaatcagaaaaaaaaaaaacacgactcATGACTTACCAACTTGCCAATCCCAAATAATTTTGGGGATTTCACTATGTTCCAATATGgctctgtacaaaaaaaaagaaaaacggtcaaggcatgtacagtattaactactttttaaacaaaattcaaacataacatgttttttataaaagtgaaacattttcatttaaaatatatcttgtcatccatttcattttaaatacatattcacCTTCAGTGCATGTAACCCTACATTCATCTCTGGCCaaataaaaattcaaaaatgtttttgtttgaggTGCTGAATTTTCTTGTGACTAGATCTCACAACCTAATTATTATCTCTCTCCTTCATTACCACCAAGAGCATCCAGCAGGAAATAAAGGACTAGGGGGTTATATTAATAAGACACCAGCTTCCTGTctgaaaacaaaagtaaataaatacccTATTCTGTTTTTACCCCTTATCCTATTTATGTAGACCCTTCTACGGTTCTCAAGTGTATTGACTGAATTTCTCTTACAATTGCAGACCACTGAAGATGGTTCCAAACATGCCAATCATTCCTAAGAACTCCTCTCTGCTCAGGTTCTTCACGGTGTACTCCTGACACACATTAGACACAGCATACAGAGCAGCACTCATCAGAACAAGACTGTCCCCCAGGAAGATGTTTGTGcctaaaacaattcaaatataCATTGTATGCAGCTGAGCAACTGTGCGAGTACTTGTTAGAATCTTGATGACAAGTCGTTAATCAATCCTAAATATCCCCAGCATGCTCTACTGCAGTTTCTGCTTATGATCCTTACTTGTGTGTCATGTTGTATAACTACTGTGGTAAACACAGTTCCTGTATTAAAACAGATCCTTGTTAATATATCAGGCAGAACTAAAAACTGTTAGATTCTTAATTAAAACGAGCAAGCTAACCTTCTTAGTTTATGTTGTAAGGGGTGGATTGTTTCTTTTACTTTTCAATTTCAGAAATCACCATCACGTTCCAAAGAGAGCACTAGAAGAAAATAGTTTTCTCCTTACTGGCACCCTGATCTCTTCCGGCCAGCACGTCTGCACCGACCATCGCACCTACTCCAAGCAGGCAGATGCACACTGCGACATAGTGGATTATCCTGTATCGAGTACGAAGGATAAACCATGACAGTGCCATCAACACCGGGATCACAAAGCAATCCAGCAGCTGGATGGAAATAAAGATACAAAATGCAACAACACTTTAAAAAGCAACACTATCCTTCTTTGATTTTACTAACTCGTTTTAGGTCTTGGATGACGAACATcaatgcttgtccagttcctagtagttCCTACTTCACGAAGGATCCCAATGAATCAGCATCAACAAAATGGCTTGATAACCCATTTCATGCaatctatgtaaaaataaaagtgtttCCCACCCTCTGTCCTCAGTCTAGGTGAGAATATGAAGCAAGGATTCTGTATTACAGCACAAACAAAGCCCGGTTAAATAGTGTTTATTTCTCACACACCTAAAACCTTACTTCCTGCAGAtcatgtttttcattaaaaaggcaTTGTAAAAACTCCAGTTACATTGCTACACTACCTCAACTTACAAATATTCACCcaaacatgtttttaatcatgcatttttaaaaaataaatacagaaataaaataaaaacgatcTGGGTGTCTGTTTCTTACCTGGACACTTGTTAGCGTTGTGTATTGGTAAGCCTTCACCACCATGTAATTAGCCTCGACATCAACAATCCCTAGCAGCATATACTTCCACCACTTTGTCTTCAGAATTTTCAAAAGATTGTCATCCcctatcagtaaaaaaaaatagttttgctGTTGTGCAGTATATGGatgtgttttaattagcactTCATTAATGGGTATGCCAGTAACATACACGTACCCCAACTAAATAAGCGACACTGGTACATAACGTGTGTCAGTACCATAAAAAAGTATGGCAGCTTATAATCTTAGGAAGTAGAATAGCTTTCAAAGCAAATGTATGAGCATAGGTTCATCAAAACCGAATGGTAATACTGCAGTCGTTGGCAGAACCCATGAAAAAAACTGAACACCTGCTGTGGAatgttgtggcggagtgtcccgcccctatttattattatttgtattttattatttaaaaaccccgtgaggatgcatggctgatcagctactgattatttaaatagctgacagtcatgcatccttaccaaacgcgtgcagactctggccgggggataataagataattaccaactagttaaatccctcggccggagtatataaaccagcagcactctgcactcggggttggggtgttggagtagagagtacggggagcggagagaaggaataacatttaaaaaacaattgctaatacgtgctggattatccagcacggcacttacttgtttgtttatttattcgtttggccctcgtgcccttttgtttgtattttgtttaaatattctgtttgtttattattaaatacgctgagtgcttttgcactcggtttcacccgcccatccactgttttggagtcagttacttcctggtccgtgacgtcatcacactcaccactgccagccagGCTGTCACAAATGTCCATACCAAAATAGATGACCATTTCTATTCTATCCAAGCTGCAGGGAGAGAATTATCCCATGCCTGGCATCATAGGCTTACTTACCCCTTCTGAATGCCAGTATTGATGTATAAACACATAACAGTAAAACATAGTTGATGAAGCTCTGCAGCATTGGTGTATTCACAGAATAACGGACTGCCAAATACTGGCTGGAGATCCCAGTCCCACAGATTAACACTGACAACCCTTGACTCATGGATATCGTCTTGAAAAGATGCCTGAAATAAAGGACAGTttcagtgaaagaaaaaaaaaaattcagcttcAGTTCTAAACCTTTGCATTCCCTTACAAATGTTTCACCCCTGTATGTAGATGTACTACTAATGGGATGGCTGCTGTAATAACTTTGAAAGGGTcacaataaagcaacacatttAGTAATGTAATACATAAGAAAATCTAACTGGGTGAAGGACGAGTAGAATTCCATATCAATTTCCATAATAGTAACAATCAGTTACAGTGTAGCTTGTATCTAGCACCACGTGGTGCAATGTGGGCAAGATTAGCAGGGACATTGCAGATGTGGGTAACCATTATCATTTGTTATAGCAAAACCTGTTTGTAAATtactgaatgtaaaaaaaaagaagaggtaAAAAAATTATCTGctacagatttacaaaaaaaaatatggttaGTTGCTTTAAACTGTAGTGGGATTCTAACATATTGAAAGAGACACACAAAGGAAAACATAAGATTTAATTCAACCTTGCCGTGGCCTTTTCTCTGGGTCTACCACCCTCAGAAATGACACTAGTGTGTCTGCAGCAACCAACCCCCCTCAAAACACAAAAGGGCATTCAAATCCACAAACTTGTTTCTGAAATACTTCCTGCCAAAAAGCACTAAGTCACTTGAAAGGGAAGGCAATGTCCAAGTACAATAGAATATCCATTAGCAGCTTaagcatttcaagatatctttacAATTCTATATGTAGCAATACCAATTTGCAAAGTCTCTTATCAGGAAAGATATGCTTTTTGAATGGACAGCATTAGATATTCTGTTTTCCATCTTTACAACTCCGAAGAAGCGTATTGATTTCTTAAGAAGTGTGCAGGTTGCTcattataaagttataaaacaTGCAAGACACAGACATGAATGTGAAGATTTTagtatttctcattaaaaagggTATTTTGCACTGTAGACTAAACAATGCTAAACTTCAGAAGTAACAATATATATGTTTGCCTATAGTCTAGTCCAAAAGTGACATATCATCCATTCTGTGCTAAAAACGTGAACACAAGTTTTGAATGTTGTCAATATGTTCGTCACTTTTAAGTAATGTCATACACTGCCAGTCAAACAAAAttgggtcatgctttattttaaagggaaCAGATTACAATATATTTACTAAGAATTAATTCAATGTGATTTGTTAATATGTTAGTAAGAAAGAtctccttaaaataaagcatgacccaaAATTGGTTACATTTCCCTTGCATAAAATATTGTGTTTATAATATGTTGCATAACTCACCATGTGAAAACTTCTTTTACTTTATATTTCCGTAACGAATCAAGGAAACTATTTCCACGGCTGGTTTCGGGATCTGCAGGGAACGTCCCGTGTTCATTGGGCTCCATTCTCTTCCAAAGCACCTCTAAGGGGTCCAAAGTGAGAGAAACTAAATTAACAGCAGTAGTGATTCCAAGCTTTGAAAGAATATGCTGAATCATTAACTCTCTTTGTGTCAAAGTACAAGAGGGAATGTGGTTAACTTGCTTGGAACGTTCCCATAAAGGAAGGATAAGATAATTCATTATATTGCGATTATACTGCTTGAACTTATCCTGTTGGCTTTTTAAAATCCAGTTACATTAATCCACATGAAGATACCATGATGCCAGATTTAATTTTTACCAGATGATTAACTAGTTAAAAAtggatactttatatcatctacatttcaTGACTTTTCATTTCtaacctgtttaatatcatacaatGTGTGTTCTCAATCCTTCtccattgctgtttctgcttcgaTCAATATTTACCGTGTTTTCTAACTGTTCCAACCACATCTGAATTTCTGGTTCGATGGTTTGACGTCCAGACagtttctgtcccctctgaaactgtgtttttttacaAGAGGGGGCAGACATTGCAGCTGCACAAATCTAGTGGTCATTTACTTTATAAAGCCACCTCGTTATTTGTAAAGGGACATTACTAGTAgcaagcctggtaaataatgatcccGGTAGAAACAGCAATAGAGGACCATACCAAACACACATATGTGATATTAAACAGGTGATAAAAGTGTGGCCTCAAGAGAGCACTAAACTAGGTCTTCTCTGTACagctggcacaccagagtgtaaccattaacctgctccCACCTGCAACACTTTGACCCATGTAGATGTAGGAAATGCAGCAGTAAAAAATAGAACATAGAACAAATCTGGTGTTTCTTACATCCCCTAGTGAGTACTACAGgggaacatgttaatgattacaCTGCGCTGTTTGAAAGCTCTATGGAGGCTGCCGGGGTGACTTCAgagtttaaaaagtcaccaggatgggATGACcgaaacagaaaaaacaaaaaaaaaattctaaacaagAATACATTCATTAGAATAACAGCGATGTTTCATTCATACCACACCAAGTTGATTAaactctttaaaacaaaaaacggtAAGGATGTGAATAAAATAGAATTTCTACATGTGTACTGTGAATATTGCCATCTGTATGAGTCACCTGGGACTGAATTGTAACAGTACCAAACTGATGGGTTAAGTGTCTTTAGCAGGGACAAACAGGCAGGGCTTCTAAACTGTTGGTTCAGGTCTGTTCAGGAACATTCACATGCTGAAGGTGCAGCTAAACATTAGGAGGGGGTCTGTCCATCAGAATCTCCTTAAACCCCAAACCGAATCCCActctgttcccccccccccccccccccccccaagcctgTCTGGGCCTGTTCAGATCCGGAATCCATTAGTACTGATGGGTTCCGGCGCCTGGATAATTTAGACACCTATAGAGATCACAGCATGGAGTCTATTTGCATCCCTAATTGTGTGCATAATTATTGTAGTCTTTCTATGAACTGCGTTCGGTATGTCTTTGTGTGTAAGACTTTCTGTTCCTGTTGTTGCCACTAGAGGAGTACGTGTCATGCGTGGAGGACACGTGGAGTTAAACCTTCCATGCAAAAACACATCAGTACATTCTCACAATCTGCTAATTTATTCGGATCGCTTCTTTGAACTCTTAAAACAAATCTGCTTGTGGGAACATGCGGTTTGTGCAAACAAATATTCAACGGCTACTTTATTGTAATTAATCTGCAGATGCCACTGCACAAAAGTATACTCCCAATGTACTGTTTATGGTTTTACATTCTAGTAATATTTTACCAATCAGTAATACATTAGTTCTACCTGAGCTGCGTAAACCTTGTTTTTCCTCCATCTCCGTCGGTTGTTGCCGGTGTATTTCAACCATCATACAGCAAATCAAACGTACTTCCTAGTGCCAGCATGCTTCAATGTAATTCGTTGTATTTTTTCTGTGCCTCGCCCCGTTTTCAAGTGATAGGCTCTTTAAATTACCCTGGGTGCCTTGGAATGTCTATCAAGAAATTGCGCAGTTACGTAGCAAAGGGAGGGTCAGAGAATATTAACTGTGGTGCTGAAGTGACAACTCCTTTCCCTGATGCGATATATagcatcctttttttttgtttgtttacagtgtAAATTCTTTAAAGATTCCAAAAATACACCTCGTCTCTAGAATGATGTCAATGACAGTATGTCAATGTAGAGGTGGGGCGTGGTTGATCTGTTACAATATCTTTGTCAAAATGtaagatttttcttttaattggtaCAGTTAATTGTCTGTTAATTGCAAACCCATAAGAAGCATAATTGATATCTTCGGTGAAATACACAACAAGAGGGAATATGCTGAAAACGAATGGAACTGAGAGCTGGCAGTATAAACATCGATCTCTTTCTAATACAGTATTACCTCTTGCAGATAAATGATAATAGTATTGTAATTATTGTTAGATAAAGCTCATCACATATATGCCATCACTAGTTTATTAAAGAGATGTTGTGATGGAAGCAATTTGGATATATCAGTTCAGGCTGATAATCATTGGGGACTCGACAGTGGGGAAGTCGTGTTTACTGCGTCGCTTTACTGAAGGGAAATTTGCAGATTTCTCAGACCCCACGGTCGGTGTGGATTTTTTTGCCCGGCTGGTAGAGATTGAACCAGGGAAACGAATCAAACTACAGCTCTGGGATACCGCGGGCCAGGAGAGATTCAGGtacaaaaagaaatacatgtatttatttgtttatttatttatttattgttattcttTCATGTACATGTAGTTTGGCACAAACATAATCCAGCATACGGATTTGTTTTACAAGTGTGTGCCGCCCTGGATTTAGCGTTACACTGAATTTAGTTCCCTTTATAAAGATCTGTAAATAAGGCAAGgcttcttaattgtattactatATTACTATTTTTATTGCAGGTCGATAACACGCTCCTACTACCGTAACTCAGTCGGTGGGCTGTTGGTGTTTGACCTAACCAACCGCAGGTCTTTTCAGCAAGTAAAGAATTGGTTAGATGAAGCCAAGATGCACGTGCAACCTTTCCAAATCGTGCTCAT
Encoded proteins:
- the LOC117972611 gene encoding solute carrier family 35 member F2-like isoform X2, yielding MEPNEHGTFPADPETSRGNSFLDSLRKYKVKEVFTWHLFKTISMSQGLSVLICGTGISSQYLAVRYSVNTPMLQSFINYVLLLCVYTSILAFRRGDDNLLKILKTKWWKYMLLGIVDVEANYMVVKAYQYTTLTSVQLLDCFVIPVLMALSWFILRTRYRIIHYVAVCICLLGVGAMVGADVLAGRDQGASTNIFLGDSLVLMSAALYAVSNVCQEYTVKNLSREEFLGMIGMFGTIFSGLQLAILEHSEIPKIIWDWQVALLFAAYALCMFALYSFMPVVIKLASATAVNLSMLTADLFSLFFGLFLFHYKFSGLYILAFTMIVVGFVLYYSMATYTQEPAPQETAIDGLDNPVSETEDDNRQETAIQFPSGEDAAETTRSQ
- the LOC117972611 gene encoding solute carrier family 35 member F2-like isoform X1; translated protein: MMVEIHRQQPTEMEEKQGLRSSEVLWKRMEPNEHGTFPADPETSRGNSFLDSLRKYKVKEVFTWHLFKTISMSQGLSVLICGTGISSQYLAVRYSVNTPMLQSFINYVLLLCVYTSILAFRRGDDNLLKILKTKWWKYMLLGIVDVEANYMVVKAYQYTTLTSVQLLDCFVIPVLMALSWFILRTRYRIIHYVAVCICLLGVGAMVGADVLAGRDQGASTNIFLGDSLVLMSAALYAVSNVCQEYTVKNLSREEFLGMIGMFGTIFSGLQLAILEHSEIPKIIWDWQVALLFAAYALCMFALYSFMPVVIKLASATAVNLSMLTADLFSLFFGLFLFHYKFSGLYILAFTMIVVGFVLYYSMATYTQEPAPQETAIDGLDNPVSETEDDNRQETAIQFPSGEDAAETTRSQ
- the LOC117972612 gene encoding ras-related protein Rab-39B-like, which gives rise to MEAIWIYQFRLIIIGDSTVGKSCLLRRFTEGKFADFSDPTVGVDFFARLVEIEPGKRIKLQLWDTAGQERFRSITRSYYRNSVGGLLVFDLTNRRSFQQVKNWLDEAKMHVQPFQIVLMLVGHKCDLGLQRQVTREEAEKLALACGMKYIEASAKDAINVEESFTILTRDIYELVKRGEINIQENWEGVKSGFIPNVVHSSEEAVKPGRRCPC